TGACCACATCATCAGCGTCGCTGATGAATGTCCCTCCGTCGCGGTGTCTTCTCTTCCTGCTGTTCATGGCTTTTCTCCGAGCGAGCATGATGTCGAAGTCAGACATGAAGCTggtgctgaacacacacacacacacacacacacacacacacacacacacacacacacacacacacacacacacacacacacacacaaagattacAAGTCTTCAATTACAACTTATAAAGCAGAaaccaagaaataaaaaatgtctgtaGCCTCACATGTTAATGACTCTGTATCATGTTGGTATATTTAAACCTTTTTGGTACAGGTTTGGTTTGGTCataactgttttctctttgcatTAATTTCTACATTCAGTATCTAAAGACTATATTTTTTACCTATTTagctttttatatattttgtaatttttctatGCAAAGATTTCAAGATCCaatgacagtgtgtttgtctgtgtttttcaagTACTGCAGACAGTTAATACAGCTCCATCAGTGCGTGATAGCTGAACTGTATCTGTCATTATTAACTCTGACTTAATAGTTTTTATATAGAAATTCTTATTCAAAATGTGCTGAAATCACAGGAGCTATGATTTTAATGAAAACTTCCATCATTAGAAGTGTGTTGAGCTGCAGACAGTGAGAATGGAAACCAGCGAGCTGCTAGTGACGGGTCACTGATAATCATTTTGAGGTACTTCTACTTTGCTAGCGTggcaaatataaacaataaaaattaatgTTTATAGATTAGGTCCAACACTAGTGTGTAGTACCACTTACATATTGCTACATCAAAAATAActatgtaataatgtaatagtATAACATTGTACATTCACTTGTACTTGTCATGGTGTATTTCTAGTGTGGTTTTAGTACTTTGACTTGAGTTAAGGATTTAATACTTTTTCCACAATCGCTGTTAACAATAAATATGAGATagtataaatattttatattaaaaaagttaagttggtagtttttttgtttttttttgttttgttttttttaaatcgagAACAAAGAAAGTTTGCCCATTTTTTGAGGACGTCAACAAGAAACAGCTCAGCCATTTAAATCACAATATTCAGAAACATCCTCATATTGTCATATATTGTTTCAGCCCTGTCATGTTTCTTACTCTTGACCACTGCGGTCAACGCCTTCATCAGAGTCAgactcctcctccagctggtgCTGCTTCTCCCTGGCCTCCTTCTTGGCCCCCTCCAGGTCCTCCTGGTTGAAACCCTGCAGCAGGAACAGACACTCAGtcaagtgaaaataaaacctaatCCATCAACTACCTTCATGTCCAGAAATTGAGCAGGATGATATTTAATCAGGCTCTGTTAACTTTGACACATCCCCTTTGcttccttcagttttttttttaaatcattgatGTCTCCTGTTATTAACCCGCTGTTTTTATAAATTGTTAATCATGAGCAGCGAAGCAAAATGGGGAGAAAGGCCAAAATATTGGTGAGGACTTATAGAAGTGTGGGGGAAAGGAGGGAAGGTGTGATCTGTTAGTGTTTAAGAAGAGCACTGGTAAAGCTGATGATTCAGAAACACAAACGACATAAACAAACTCACCgtgaactcctcctcctcctcgtctccagACTCTCCAAAGATGTCTGCAATCATTTTCCTGCACGAAACAGAGGGGTCAACTGTCACACCAGCAGCTCCCAGTTCAGACTTGGGgttcaaatgtttgtttccgAGGGTCATTAAAGTAACAGAGAGTCAGTTCACTTTGTGTGAAtaaaaagtttgtgtgtgttatgtttgcAAACAAGTCTGGCCTCCAGTTTTTCCTTGAGGGACTAATAAAGTTTTTTGGTCTGaaactgatttattattttctctcatgCATAGGGAAGCAGCTAATGAtcactttctcatttttcttaatTACTAATCTGTGTATAATTTTTCCAAATTAACCATCcgaattatttttaaaatgtccatcAGAACAAAATGTGATAatcaaatatacaataaaaagaaaaccacaacaTGTTTAACAGACTGGAGgcacaaactgacaaaaagtCTCAGCTGTATTTGTGACATGAAAGATTTCTGTGTTTAATAGTTAAGTTTTCATTAGGTCTGCTAGtttctttattaattaatctgatGTCCATTTTCTGCATGAACTGATTCTGTTTGTCTgtaaaacattagaaaatgtttgccacaaggttttattttgttatttttgcttaaaaaattgATTACTTGATCGactatcaaaatagtttttgattattttctgtcaatcaaataGTGGATTAATTGCTGGTTTCATTTCATATGAAAGACTAAAACAATTCAGGaatgaaatgaattgaaatggACGAGATGTTTACTGACACTGAGCAGATGCCTGTAGCCCAGGTGTGGTCCTGTTTCAGGTTAAAATGGCAGCATTAGTTAGAACCCCCTAACAGGCAGATTTCACCTTTAAAATTCAGATTAAAATTCTTATTTGTATCagcttctttcagctctttgcTGAAGCTCTACGATGTTTCCACTGAATTCAACATTCCTCCATCAGATGGAAATATTCTACATGTTTGACCCCAAAGTTAAATTTTTGGATCTCCACTAGAGTCTGAGGCAAAGTTCTGTGTATGAGCAACATGTGGCAGCCTGGTGTGAGTTTATAATGACAGGTCAGTGAGGTTTAAATTGAACTGGTGTCCAGAACTCACTCCTCCTCATCGTCGTCTCCAGAGTCGCTGTCACTGCCGAACAGTGCCTTCTCATCCTTCTTCCCCGCCGTGGCCTTCGACGCCTCGTCATCGCTCCCGCTGTCTGAGCCCAGCTCCCTCAATTTGGCTGCCAGACTCTTATCAGGACCAATTAACCCCCCATCACTGTCTGAGTTCTCATCATCTGACACTGCCCGACTCCTCTTCACTGCTTAGgaccacagagagaaaacacatgagCCTGATGGTACCATCTGAACATTCCCTCAGTGTATGACAGTATGATCTGCCTCTAAcctctggtttcagtctttccAGCAGATGTTGAACCTGCAGCAGAGATTTACTCCCACTGACACACATTAGAGCAACAGTGAGGTCCAACACAGACAGTTAGGGCTGGGCGAATAATCTAATATTATTTTCCATTACACTTTTGGCTTTGAACAATtctgaaaacaagataatcgagataaaacaattttgtttcacaacaaatttcATCACCACTACAAAAACCATCGCCCCATCCACTTCTGAGTTACGTTTTAACATTAGCAACGTATGTTGGAGTgggttgttgtgttgtattgcTTGCACATTTGGCTTTCTAAAAcctcaaatgaaaaaatactttGTGAAATTATGATGACTGGGTGTCTGTCCAAAAAGTATTGGCTTGTGTATCAATCTATCTATTTATCCATCTAGTAAGCtaacttttaatttgtttgtttgtttttccattgaATTGTATTTTAAGTTGAAGAAAAGTCCACTGTTAAAAAGACAATGTTCTTTTTAAATGCGtggtgtttccaaagtcaatgagtaatcatgatcaaaataatcgtgattatgatttttgtcATAATCGAGCAGCCCTACTGACAGTGGTGATGAGGTGTGGATCACAGTTGGTGTTCCATCTCATCCTGAAGGTGCTGGATGAGGCTGATATCAGAGTCACGctcttccacaccaaactgggaGAACTGGCCTCTACGGAGCTGACTACACATGCAAAGTAAAAGTTCATTGTTGCTTCAAACTTCCAGACTCATCCCACTGTGCTGCTCTGAGTTAAACTCTCTGTCCTTTACTGTAAAGTGAGCCGGAGCCTGGAGGCTGATGGGAAGttcaaaacagaagaaagaactTTTGAGCCTTTCGTCCATAAGTAGCAAATATTTTTGTTCTATGAATATACACTTTATTAGATTAGACCTGTAAAGTCTAATGACATCCAATCCAACAGCTCTGCCATAACATCACATCTCTTCACTGCtcatattttctcatgtttgtcctccttatttacacaaacaaggagtcagaatattagaaacacctctcataACATAGTCCAGTAAAACACAATCACTGTGACCTCAGTACTACAACATGTAACTGAATGAACACCTTTACAACAGAATcagaaactgaacattataaactCAGTGAAGTTGTATTGGACTGGATTATTATTGTGCAGGTCTTTCTATAAGTAAATTGTCACATCAACATATAGTAAtgaacaaagcagcagctgactCACTTCAGTAACAAACAAGAtattcagcaaaaaaacaagaaagaaaaactaaagaaaactgaGTCATACAGCAGACACTCAGTCACACGCACATACTTAGAAttagggctgcacgatatgccATAAAATTGATTTACGATTACTTTGGCAGAAGTTGCGACTTCAATTGTaataattttcttatttaatttttcattcagGGTGGGTGGCCATCTACCTCGGCCGGttggggaaggagggagggagggagggagggagagagagagagagagagagagagaacacagaggaaaagaacaagaatgTACAgtgatagcaatattaataatagtgacaGTAGCTGCAGCGATAGTAATGTAGTGGCAACTATAGTGCTCCTACtgataaaaatagtaatgacagctaataacattaataataatcattattaattacAGTAAAACCGTCTGGTCCAGAGCGTCTCACTCTTTGAACCTTGGAACTGTatcatgtgtttttctatttcttaatTTTTCCATAATGAAACATTGTTGAATCAACAGTAAATCCTGCACCTGTCCTCAACACCCACCCACCAGTGGTCTATTTCTTTATCTTCACTACTCTTCCAGTTTGGTCACATCACAGTACAATTTCCCTGCGGGAGCCCGAGCTCCAGAGCGACTAAAGAATTGGCGCCTCAGAGGGATTTAGAGGGAGAATCCACCCCTGaatcacagctgctgctctgtgagtcTCACAGCTAAACACACCACAGTACTGatgtcacagcagctgtttactgcactgtttactgtttgtattcagtgtcagagatgatgAACCAAGTACACAGAGGGAGATAGTTTTAAAACACTTCACAGTGTCTTACCTGGTttgtcctccttctcctcatcctcatcctcactgtcTGATACGATggccttcttcctcttcactgcaaacacacacacaaattaatcaAGCGATGCTTAATCAACCAGAACATCAACTATTCCTCTTAAATTAAAGATGAACCCCGTGGTGCAACTACAGTCTCAGGTTTCAGCAGGAAGTCAGAGCTTTATTTCTGTACTATAATACCAATGAAATATGCTCCTACAAATGACAGAAGTCAGTTcatgatgttgtttttaaagctgcatctaTTGAATGAATCCACTgataaaacaaagagattgactGATGGagcttaaagttataatctgtaacttttcatcattaaaatgtgtaaaaacaattaGACCtatgttatttatgttgttggGTTGTTACACTATCCCAagtgtttccatcaattctcaaaccagagaaatctgtaaTTTCAATCATGGTAATGTTTCATTGGTCAGCCTGTCAATGACGCCTGTctctattattaatattactatCACTGTAcattcttgttctctctctccctctccctcaccgGTCAAGGCAGATGGCTGCCAACCCTGAGTTTGGTGCTGCttgaggtttctgcctcttaaaaggaagtctttccttgccactgtcaccTAGCGCTGCTCTTTGTGGGAATTGTTGGggagaaggtctagacctgctctatttggaaagtgccttgagataacgtatgttgtgaattggtgctatacaaataaaaatttacttgacatcatatcctctatgatcatgtgtcagtgtgtttgtctgacagaagttcaacattgacttttatctacttttaagccacatacactttttacaccgtattcagctctatatttgaaccagatgaaggattttagtcatcggacatCTGGATTTGAAGTTATCAgtgaaacaagctgaggaaatggtagacagctcagctcccagctgctggagatgtcctgtcctgtgtcactgaagagcatTGGTGAATCTCTGAGttttaaaggtaaactgcttTCTAGGTGTTTCTATTGGTTTTAAGAGGAGGACaactctgtggataattcagctgctggtaaaaacctgctgaacctctgcttcataagttatcagagaaacaatcagaacaaaggatagcatcaatctcagctccaactgtTCCCTGacgtctctcctctctctcccttctgtcCATCCTCCGAATACACTAAATATACTAAAATCATTACATAATCAAACTACATCATTTAGTTTTGAAGCTATGTACTGATATTTATGTCATGAGCTGGTCTGAGGTCAGTACCTGGCTTCTCGTCATCACTGTcgtctctctgctccctctcttcatcctgctgctctccatcacttcctgctggagctttcctccttcctccttcctcctcctcactgtcagaCTGCATCACAGCTTTccacttccctcctcctccacgctcaacctcctcctgctgcttccCCTCCTCTTCAGAGTCTATCTGTGCCACCTTGCGTCTGGCAGGCGTCTCTGTGTCAGAGTCACTGTCAGCGTTGGACCGGTTGGATGCCACAGGTTTGGCATCCTCGTTCTCTGAGTCGCTGTCTGCGGCTGCTTTGTGCcgttcctccccctcctccatgTCCGAGCTGCTGCCCCTGCGTCTGACAGGGGACGAACCTTCCCCCTCCTCGTTTTCTGAAGCTCCATGTTTGACCAGGGACTCCTCCTCATTGTCTGATCCGCTCATCCTGCGTTTGACTGGAGAGTCGTCATCGCTGTCAGCGGGACGAGGAGCCTCTGCCTCCGAGTCACTCTTGTCGCCATCGTTGTGGTGCCTGGGGGCCTCGCCCTCCGAGTCGCTGTTGACTCCTTGGTGGCCCTCGTTGTCAGAGCCGCTGGCTGCCCCGCTGGTCTCCATGGCGTGGGGGGCATCCTCATCGTTGCTGCCCTCGTCCTGTTGAGACAAATGGTGGCAGGtcagtttgacaaaaacaccaacaacctGTGCCGAGGAGCCAAATCACAACTTTCATGCAATTTGTTGATTATTTCAAGTTAATGTGGTTAAGATGAGAATAAATCAGGATTCTGACATCATCCTCAGCACTTCAGCAGCACCAACTAGGACTGAGAATGACCATCATACAGCTCTGCCCTCTCCTCTGAGctctgagggtctgagggtctgagaATGTGGATATGAACCAGCAACATATTCTTAATAGTTtaataaaagtttaataatgAATCATATGTCTAAATGGGCCAGTATCttttaaaacaagaacaaacacagtATAACACAGCTGATCTGAATATTCATCACATTGTGGATATGACAGTTATTCATTTAAGGTTGTCATTAAATCTGGCTTCAGTTCACTACTTCACCACCCGTGTCTCTGAAATATTCACAAGTATGGATCAGAGtgaaagataaaagtaaaaactcTTAACTGATCCAGAATGAAACTATTAATCAAACAAACGTCAGTTGAGactgagagctgcagagtccGTGAAGCTGGTTATGATCCtccacaacagcagcacacaaacTGAGCTGAGCACGACCAAATTTTTCTGTCTAATACAAATAATATTAGATTAATGAAGAAGAGTGGTTTTAGTTGATTACTTTCATTTGATCATTTGATAGGACAGTAAATCCActtttttttgggcatttgcaaacaaacaacaataaatcttTGAGCAGTGAAGACTCAGTCTGACCTCAGATTGTTGCCTGTCGCTCCTCATGTCCTCACCGTCTGACGCTGGGTGTTCATCCTGAACCGGAGTGCCACCTCCGTCATCTGCAGAACATACAACAGAtcagaaacaacacaacacatcagtATCTTAATGTTATTACAAAATATTTGTTACTGATGTCAAACATAAACACCTGCAAAAAGGCAGGAGGCGGAAAATGTGGCTCCCTAATGAAAGAGCTGCTAGAGGaataaagtcattttttaaatggtttctGAAAAGGACTTCAGCTAGACATTTGGATAGTTTAACCTTcatctgagttttttttttttttttttttaaattacagttagGTCTGAACAGTTCTGCTAAAACATGCCCACCCTTGTTATTGTTATGCTCTTGTTTTCCATGTGTATTGCCTCAGGCCTACAGAGGAACCCAACCAGACCTGAATCTGGCTCAGTCTATGGCAACTCAACGGGGTTTACGATTGgtttcagcttcactttcaGGTACAAACcctcattaaaaacagaaagatttCAGGATCCTTTCCCGTCTGCACACCAAGGTCCATGCacaaaacatgcattttaatgttcacagGTAATGACCAAGTAGAATACATTATATAATCTGAGAAACATAATGAGATATAATTCttgagatgtgtttttttctgggCATCCTAACGAGTCAGTACTTACACCtcaaaaagcaagaaaaatCTTAGGATCTTCAAGAGTCTTCACGACAAAACTCCATGTAAAAAAGTATGCCTTTTTCAAAAGCACATggtataaaataaaagatactgCTGAAATGTAGGGTGATATAatctttaatattttcttatttattcgGCACAGATATCGTTCAATATcaataacattacatttaatttcagattattattatgtgaTGTCTATCATTGTAATCAACCAACACTGAAATAAAGTGAGCCTTCAAATCAGCACGATGTTAACCGAGAGGAGGCGACGGATCCAAATCATTATGAGAtacaaacatcatcatttattaagaTATTTAAAGACAAATAGGATGGTGGGCTGTAGCGTTGCCTGTCTGATGTTCATGAAGCTACAACGGAACATTTCCTGGTTATTTAAATCCAACACTGCTGCTAATCCCTCATCACCATGCAGTTAAGAGGATAAATAACATTCCGTTACTAATTTTTACAAAGTTAAACTTAACCTAGGCCTTCTACTCATGGATCAACAGTCAACGTTAGTTAACGTGGGTTTGTTATTTAAATAGGAAACAAAGCAGGAGGACGGTTTTACCGGAGCGGCTCCCGGACATGAAGTCGTCCTCTTCTCCGTCCATGTCTCAGGCGAAgaaaattcagattcagaccTGAACACGGAGACAACTCTCTGTTTACTCAACTTTACTATCGAAGCGGGAAAAATAAACCCGAACTAAGTAACGACGCGTTTCCAAAGCTAACAGCTACAGCTAACTACTGCAGCCTGAGACCCAAAATGGAGTAACTGCGTCATCTGCGCATGCGGTCGCTGCGTAATAGCGTAACAACTTTTTTGAATAACCTTTATTATCAATCTAGAGGTTTACAAGACAGAACATTAGTCCACATGCATTGGGCTCAGTTAATCAAAGAACTCACTGTCAAGTACAAGCCCACTTTAAAAAAGAATGATTTCAAGATTCTCTATGGTCTGCACGCCAAActcatgaaaaaatattaaataatgtgaaaacatattGAGATTTCATTTCTGAGACGTGTTTATCTTTTTTGTGGCACACATCCACTATATTCAGCTACAAATTCACACAGTATCACCACAAAGTGTGTAGTtctctttaaaaacagcaacacctTTGGATCTTCTAGAGTCTGCACGCCAAACCCTTTCAATAGTAATTATAAATAGCTGAGAAGTGAACGGGactgaaatgtcaaattattcaaATACATAATAACTGATTGTAGTTTACTGTCTTTGAGCGATTTGACTGTGAAACAGATTTTAGTTTCATTCTCTAGTCTGTAGGAACCTGAACCAGTATttcaataaagttaaaaaacaaaaaacacagtgacgTCTTTTGCGCGCGACACTGTCCACAGAGGAACCACGCGTATCTCACGACCAGAATCCAGAGGCGCTGAATCCACGTTTAAAGCGAGTTCTCGGTCCATTTAAATTCGGACTGATGGGGGACCGGAGCCGGCTGTGCTCCGTGTGGCTGGGATCGGAGACTGGCATCCTGAAGGGGGTCAGTGTGTCCCGGAAACAGGCCTTCAACTTTTGCAACACGAGCCACCTGAGCCGCGACCAGGAGGTCCGCGCTCTGTGCTGGGGGGACCCGGCGGAGAGCGAGCTGCTGGTTGGCTCGGTGGACGGAACAGTGAAGACCTTCAGCACCGAGAAGGGCGCCTTCACCGAGTCCCGGCGCTGTGGAGACCCGGCGGAGGGCTGCTTCACCGGGCTGGCTGCGCTCAGTGGCTCCGCGCTGCTCACCTGCGGGGAATCCGGGACTGTGCGGGTCTGGAGGGAGGACAGCAGCGAGCCCGTCACCGAGCTGGATGCCGGGAAGAACGTGTGCAGGATGCGACAGAGTCCGGTAGACCAGCACAAGGTCGCGACCGGCGGGAAGGAGAACGGGCTGAAGATCTGGGACCTGGAGAGACCCGAGAAGTCCGTGTTCACTGCAAAGAACCTGCGGGACGACTGGCTGGACCTACGGCGGCCGCACTGGGTCAGAGACATGGCCTTCATCCCGGACTCCGACAAAGTGGTCACCTGCACAGGCTATCACCAGGTGAGGCTTCACTGCAGTGAGAAAAACGGGCTTTAAAATTGAGAGATTTTTAGGccagttttaaaatgtatgagCTCAGGGCAATTTTCTCCCTGGGCGATAAAGTTTTGATAACTTCACCTGTGATGTTTAAAGTCTTCTCTGCAGATTGGTACAATTCTAATACGCCAATATTACAGGGACAGTCCgtaaacaaaatgtcaacaaaggGTAGAATAGAATAGAGTGGGATAGAAACTGTCTGACAGGTCTTTTAATACAGGGACAAACAACATACGACAAGACCACCCTTGAagttatttatgtgtttaacTAGGTTGTTATCATTAACTGAAACGAAATAACGGAAACTacatatgaaaaaacatttacattaactgaaataaaaatataaaaaaggctTTATAAAAGAACAATAACTAACGgaaactgtgttgtgtgtttacaaaagtaaatcaaattatagagaaaatgtcttcagtttttgtatCAGTTTATTTCATACACCAGCTGGTGTTTCAGTGTAGGATGCGGCAGTATCTTacagctgattggctctcaCTGTACTACCAGCACATGTGAACTTTAAGTGTCCAGAACCTTCTCTGTATTAATGATGTCAAGTATTTTCTAGTTAATGAACTGCAGTGatgagccacagagctgcagctgggCAGTCCAGTTGACTGATGAGTTCATGTTCAGTTGGTTCATcccaatgtttttttctctttgacttgACCTGCCTCACTTCAGAAACACAATTTACACTTCAGGCTGCATCTGGTGTGACTGTTTACATGTGAGTGCTCAGATCTACAGCTtatcttctgttgttgttgttgttgttgttgttgttgtgttgtgtcctGTTGAATGTTTCTGgttaatgacacaaacacactgactagCACACATCTGTTATTGTCTTTTGTGGATGTTGGTCACTTGTCCCCagtgaacacatttttaaatggtttgatgttttgtttttatactttttctgacatttttgaatctcacctctgacaaaaacttcatattacAGATATAACTAAAACTAACACTGCAACtaaaaactaactaactaactaactaaaactaaacatttttaaaaaataaaaactaaaccagaCTACCAAACCTCCTTTCAAAGTCAAAacgaaataaaaacaaaaacgaatGAAAAATCCCTAAACTATTATGATCTTGATGTTTCCATCTGCAGCACATTTAAACTATACAAATGAAGCCTGGATAATCCAGCTGTATTTCAGGGGTTCCATCTCTTCAGTTACATTTGTAACTAATATCTCCAGTTGtctcatgttttacattttaaggaCACATTAAGATCATCCTGCCTGAACTGGGCACTGAACTGAGGGGAGAGGTGTAATAAACATTTTTCCTCTTGTAATGAAAGTCTTGTGTAGCTGTGAAACTTGATGACGATGCAGGAAAACCATCACCATCAAATTTGATTGCATTAATTAGCACTAATTCTACTAAAAGGGGGCgtctgtggctcaggaggtagagcaggtcgtcGGTCTGATCCCCGGCTCCGCCGCACTGCATGTCAGTTTGCTTGgtggctgttccatcagtgtatgaatgtgtgagtgaatgggtgaatgtggcaggttttgtaaagcactttgagtggtcagtaagactgGAAAAGCGCTGTATAAGTGCAAGTACATTTACCATttattctgattttatttcacttgtagctgagtttttttttttcattttacagtatttaatatttatgcTCCACCACATTTAACTGActtcagtttttaattaaaagtgaagCTTTGTTTATAGATGAAACTACCAAACATTATGCAAAGCAACTGAATGAATCCACCTCCACCAGGTACAGCATTACATTACTTCTGTCAGTTACAGCATCAATAACTAACAAATACAGTAATATGCTCATGTCACAGTGTGCTCTCTGGACCAGAGTTCAGTCACACCTCCTTCAAATGAGACCATGTCAGCTCTAGTCCCCTGCAGTCCTTCATCACtttgttgtgtctgtctgtcctctgtcaggTCCACATGTTCGACCCGTCCTCCCCTCAGCGCCGTCCTGTCCTGGAGGCAGAGTACGGCGAGTACCCGCTCACCACTCTGTCCCTGCCCGCCGCTGGCaacatggtggtggtgggaaaTACTCACGGCCAAATCGCCATGCTGGACCTGAGGAAAGGTCTGGTGCGCAGTTGTCTGAAGGGGCTGGCGGGGGGGGTGCGGTGGCTGCAGTGTCACCCTTCCCAGCCGGTGGTGGCGTCCTGCGGCTTGGACCGCTTCCTCCGCATCCACAGCCTGGAGGACCGCAAGCTGCTTCACAAAGTCTACCTCAAGTCCAGACTCAACTGCCTCCTGCTGGCCAGCCGGGACCTGGAGGACGGAGGGGGGGccacagagggggagggggtgagtcaagaggtgaaggaggaggaggacgaggtgTGGGACACCATGGAGCAGGTGGGGGAGGCGGAGGAGAAGCcgaagaggaaaacaacagaggaggaggaagaaccacagaagaagagcaaaaagaagagaaagaaaggacaAGACTGAGGGGCGTTTGAGGAGTTATCAGTGCGTGGGACATTTGAACATCTTTGTGGTTCTGTTAGTTTGATCTGATATTAAACTCTGATCTGtagttttgtaatattttgtctGGGAGCTTTATTAAAACAGACATATGAGGAATGATCATTTTAACAGTTGATACTCCTCTTCTTAAAACATCAATCAGATAAAGattttatctatctatctctacCAAAAGTCAGGGACTGATGCACAAAACGCTTTGTACAGGTTGTGAAAACTAAAGTGCCCTCCATGTTGTGAACagtagtgtttgtgtgctcagaCCACAAAGACTTTTCATagaatgtgttttaaaaaaacaaaaaatgtcgAGGTGAGTTCCACCATTGTCACTCTATAAAATtgtatgtatattgtatattatctacacatacaaatacaacagtTAAACTCTGTACTGGGTTTCATTAGTATCATATT
The Seriola aureovittata isolate HTS-2021-v1 ecotype China chromosome 4, ASM2101889v1, whole genome shotgun sequence genome window above contains:
- the LOC130168309 gene encoding protein IWS1 homolog isoform X4 encodes the protein MDGEEDDFMSGSRSDDGGGTPVQDEHPASDGEDMRSDRQQSEDEGSNDEDAPHAMETSGAASGSDNEGHQGVNSDSEGEAPRHHNDGDKSDSEAEAPRPADSDDDSPVKRRMSGSDNEEESLVKHGASENEEGEGSSPVRRRGSSSDMEEGEERHKAAADSDSENEDAKPVASNRSNADSDSDTETPARRKVAQIDSEEEGKQQEEVERGGGGKWKAVMQSDSEEEEGGRRKAPAGSDGEQQDEEREQRDDSDDEKPVKRKKAIVSDSEDEDEEKEDKPAVKRSRAVSDDENSDSDGGLIGPDKSLAAKLRELGSDSGSDDEASKATAGKKDEKALFGSDSDSGDDDEEEKMIADIFGESGDEEEEEFTGFNQEDLEGAKKEAREKQHQLEEESDSDEGVDRSGQDTSFMSDFDIMLARRKAMNSRKRRHRDGGTFISDADDVVSAMITKMNEAAEEDRTLNSQKKPALKKLTLLPQVVMHLKKQDLKETFIDSGVMSAIKEWISPLPDKSLPALRIREELLRILQELPSVSQETLKHSGIGRAVMFLYKHPKESRSNKDLALKLINEWSRPIFGLTSNYKGMTREERQQRDLDQQMPQRRRLSSGGQTPRRDLEKQLTGEEKALRPGDPGFCARARVPMPSNKDYVVRPKWNVEVDSSRGPMKKGLSRVDKQMRRFADIRRLTKTGHAVKISVEGNRMPL
- the LOC130168309 gene encoding protein IWS1 homolog isoform X3, with the protein product MDGEEDDFMSGSRSDDGGGTPVQDEHPASDGEDMRSDRQQSEDEGSNDEDAPHAMETSGAASGSDNEGHQGVNSDSEGEAPRHHNDGDKSDSEAEAPRPADSDDDSPVKRRMSGSDNEEESLVKHGASENEEGEGSSPVRRRGSSSDMEEGEERHKAAADSDSENEDAKPVASNRSNADSDSDTETPARRKVAQIDSEEEGKQQEEVERGGGGKWKAVMQSDSEEEEGGRRKAPAGSDGEQQDEEREQRDDSDDEKPVKRKKAIVSDSEDEDEEKEDKPVKRSRAVSDDENSDSDGGLIGPDKSLAAKLRELGSDSGSDDEASKATAGKKDEKALFGSDSDSGDDDEEEKMIADIFGESGDEEEEEFTGFNQEDLEGAKKEAREKQHQLEEESDSDEGVDRSGQDTSFMSDFDIMLARRKAMNSRKRRHRDGGTFISDADDVVSAMITKMNEAAEEDRTLNSQKKPALKKLTLLPQVVMHLKKQDLKETFIDSGVMSAIKEWISPLPDKSLPALRIREELLRILQELPSVSQETLKHSGIGRAVMFLYKHPKESRSNKDLALKLINEWSRPIFGLTSNYKGMTREERQQRDLDQQMPQRRRLSQPQKVERAEEPDVFSPPISSGGQTPRRDLEKQLTGEEKALRPGDPGFCARARVPMPSNKDYVVRPKWNVEVDSSRGPMKKGLSRVDKQMRRFADIRRLTKTGHAVKISVEGNRMPL
- the LOC130168309 gene encoding protein IWS1 homolog isoform X1 → MDGEEDDFMSGSRSDDGGGTPVQDEHPASDGEDMRSDRQQSEDEGSNDEDAPHAMETSGAASGSDNEGHQGVNSDSEGEAPRHHNDGDKSDSEAEAPRPADSDDDSPVKRRMSGSDNEEESLVKHGASENEEGEGSSPVRRRGSSSDMEEGEERHKAAADSDSENEDAKPVASNRSNADSDSDTETPARRKVAQIDSEEEGKQQEEVERGGGGKWKAVMQSDSEEEEGGRRKAPAGSDGEQQDEEREQRDDSDDEKPVKRKKAIVSDSEDEDEEKEDKPAVKRSRAVSDDENSDSDGGLIGPDKSLAAKLRELGSDSGSDDEASKATAGKKDEKALFGSDSDSGDDDEEEKMIADIFGESGDEEEEEFTGFNQEDLEGAKKEAREKQHQLEEESDSDEGVDRSGQDTSFMSDFDIMLARRKAMNSRKRRHRDGGTFISDADDVVSAMITKMNEAAEEDRTLNSQKKPALKKLTLLPQVVMHLKKQDLKETFIDSGVMSAIKEWISPLPDKSLPALRIREELLRILQELPSVSQETLKHSGIGRAVMFLYKHPKESRSNKDLALKLINEWSRPIFGLTSNYKGMTREERQQRDLDQQMPQRRRLSQPQKVERAEEPDVFSPPISSGGQTPRRDLEKQLTGEEKALRPGDPGFCARARVPMPSNKDYVVRPKWNVEVDSSRGPMKKGLSRVDKQMRRFADIRRLTKTGHAVKISVEGNRMPL